A window of Alkalinema sp. FACHB-956 genomic DNA:
TGGTATGAAGGCCCCTGGTTTATTGACTACTTCATGCGCAAATCTTGGTTTGACCAAAATACCTATGAAGTGACCCACCTAGCTGACTATCTGCGGAGCAACCCCACCCAACAGGTGGTGCGTCCCTCCCAGTCCAGTTGGGGGTACAAGGGCTTCCACGAATATTGGTTAAATGAAACCAACGCTTGGATCTATCCCCACTTGCACAAGGCGGCTGAGCGCATGATCGATATCTCCCGGATGGAGCCGATCGATGAATTGCAATGGCGAGCGTTGAACCAAGCAGCCCGGGAGTTGCTCTTGGCACAATCCTCTGACTGGGCCTTCATTATGCGGACGGGAACGATGGTGCCCTATGCTGTGCGTCGCACGAAGTCCCACCTCCAGCGCTTCCATAAGCTGTACGACGATCTCCGGGAAGATAAGGTCGATTCGGGTTGGTTGGAAAAAGTTGAAGCGATCGATAATATTTTCCCCAACATTAACTATCGGGTCTATCGTCCGCTCTAGGGTTGCTAGGGCACAGGAGCAACTGAGCGATTTAGCGCCAGAGCGATTTTAGCCAGCTTCAGAGCGTTTAAGCTTCAGGTTCCCTGGATACCCTTTCCCGTTGGACTGCCCAAAGATTCTCCAATAGGTGTGCTCTTCCTGTCGATCGTTGATGATCGACAGGAATTTTTTTCTCAGGTTGAGGGATCGAACTCTCGTGCCTAGTCTGTGCTTAGCCTGGATGACCTAGTGATTTCAGATCGATGACTTAGCTGGGCTGCCAAATTAGCTTTAGTTTTTTGAGCTTGCCCAACACTTGTTTAACAGGAGAACGCTTCTGGCGGTTTTTAATGACCCGCGCCGGATTCCCCACCGCAACGGAATAGGGCGGAATATTGCGTGTCACGATCGCCCCGGCTCCAATCACACTATGGGAGCCAATTTCCACGCCATCAACAATGGTGACACCCGATCCAATCCACACATCATCCCCGATCGTGATGCCCTTAAAGGTCAGCGGTTGTTGATGGATGGGGGTATCGAGTTGGCCAAAACTATGGTTAAAGCCCAAAATCGACGTGTGGCCGCCAATCCGCACACCATTTCCCAGGGTGACTTTCCCTCGCACTACGGCCGCAACATTAATTGAGCAATGGTTGCCCATTTTGACCGTATGGCTGATGTGGGCATGGGCTGCAATGTAACATCCTTCCCCCATTTCTAGGGAATCCGGAAAAACCCCTGCTAGCTGGGAGACAAAACACTGGGAACCCAATTTGATGCGGCCTTGGGCTGCAAGCTGTGCTTGCCATTCAAGCTGCTCACTTTTTTCCGCAGGGGTTGCCTGGGGCCAAAATGACCAAGGTTCAAAATCAAAACGATAGGTCTCTGGGGAAATTGCCATGAACTTGCCTGAAATCAAAGGGCATTGATGGCAGTGTTCCCGCAGAGATCGGTAGACTAACGCTGCGAGAAGCCCCTGGGTTTAGCTTGACTGGCTCTAGCTCAGCAAAGCTAACTCAGAAAAAGCTGAAAAATTACAAACTTAAAAAATGGGTGACCTGGGATTCGAACCCAGAACCAGCGGATTAAGAGTCCGATGCGCTACCATTGCGCCAGTCACCCTTGCACGTATTCTACTGTAGCAGATCTTATCAACCCTGCAAATGGTTTTTCTGAGACAGGTTGTAATCAACACGGTATCTGCACCATATCCCTACCATATCCGTAGATTTCCAGGCTTGAATGATCCACAGATAGATTATCCCGCAGCCGTTTTGAGGGCAGAGTTCACGAAATACCCCGATCGAGGGGGCGATCAAGTGCAAAGAATTCTATCAGGATCCTGGTAATATCCGTGAAATTACGGTGAACCATGATATTTTTTAGATTCAGTAGATTCCTGGTTATCCAGGTTAAACTGATTGTGTAGAGATGCAATGACTCCCTACAACTTATGAGTTTTTTGCCGAATCGTTCCGCGACCGTTGCCAGTCCCCAGAATCCCTCCTGCTCTGTGACTTCAGTGGCTCCCTTAGAAGTTGGCGGTGCTTTTGATTCATTGGTCAATTTGGAAGAACTCCTTCCCGATGTGGATTGGCCAGAGGTTCTGACAGCAACCTGGGGGTTACCCCATGAAGAATTGCCCCAACCACTGCATTCGTCACCTTTGCACTCCTCCCCTACGCCTTCATCCATTGCCCAACCTTGGTTCCATCGGGTGCGATCGGTGTTACGGTCTTTTCGCATAGGCACCCCCTAGCAGAGAAATCACCCAGTCAGTCGTGTCCCCTCGGCTATTTTTCAGGTTTTTTCTCAAGTTCTTTGAGCGCGTTTCTCAGATT
This region includes:
- a CDS encoding acyltransferase, which produces MAISPETYRFDFEPWSFWPQATPAEKSEQLEWQAQLAAQGRIKLGSQCFVSQLAGVFPDSLEMGEGCYIAAHAHISHTVKMGNHCSINVAAVVRGKVTLGNGVRIGGHTSILGFNHSFGQLDTPIHQQPLTFKGITIGDDVWIGSGVTIVDGVEIGSHSVIGAGAIVTRNIPPYSVAVGNPARVIKNRQKRSPVKQVLGKLKKLKLIWQPS